From a region of the Fusobacteria bacterium ZRK30 genome:
- a CDS encoding LDCC motif putative metal-binding protein encodes MNKLKEMLKKLINKIGEENNKSFGNKRMDCCDLNKKK; translated from the coding sequence ATGAATAAATTAAAAGAGATGTTAAAAAAGCTCATCAATAAAATAGGAGAAGAAAATAACAAGAGTTTCGGTAACAAGAGGATGGATTGTTGTGACTTAAATAAAAAAAAATAA
- a CDS encoding heavy metal translocating P-type ATPase translates to MKENYIIKGMSCASCASKIEKMVNNLIGIDQATVNFSTETLTINGTVTEGIVEKTVRGLGYEAEKKSNLKTINLKLMGMSCASCVAKVEKSINNLNGIKESVVNLATEKATVTYDPQILKVRDIKEAVIYAGFESKMAQDIDVDQEAKEKASILMKHRNSIIIMGMFTLPVLYLAMAEMFLPSIIPNFIKPDVNPKLFAGVQLLLSLPVIYLGKGYFTRGFKSLLKKSPNMDTLIGIGTSAAFMYSIYNTIMLFITLNIDYVMQLYYEAGVVILTLISFGKYLEDVTKGKTSEAIKKLAGLQPKTANLVTKNGEVKSIDIDEVEVGDVLLVKPGESVPVDGIVIDGITAVNESMLTGESLPVKKSKGDKVIGASINKTGSIKFKTEAIGSDTALSQIIKLVEDAQGSKAPIARMADIISSYFVPIVMVISVVSGIAWYFTANAHPEIIPEIFNGSPIGFALTIFISVLVIACPCALGLATPTSIMVGTGKGAENGILIKGGEALETAHKVTKIIFDKTGTITLGEPKVTDIIAVKGISEGEILQKVASAEVHSEHPLGEAIVNEAKDKEFNLSEVLEFQSITGKGITGYVDGVFVAIGNKKLLDEYNIVSVLENEMDKLADEGKTPMYIILGEKLGGIIAVADPVKETSKKAIEELHRIGVEVAMVTGDNRKTANAIAKQVGIDVVLAEVLPKDKSEEVKKLQADGSIVAMVGDGINDAPALAQADIGIAIGSGTDVAIESANIVLMKDDLNDVPLALNLSKATIKNIKQNLFWAFFYNTIGIPVAMGMLFGVYYFTTGKINGMLLLSPALAGGAMAFSSVSVVSNALRLKKFKK, encoded by the coding sequence ATGAAAGAAAACTATATTATAAAAGGAATGAGTTGCGCTAGTTGTGCATCAAAAATTGAAAAAATGGTTAATAATCTAATTGGAATAGATCAGGCAACGGTAAATTTTTCTACAGAGACCCTTACCATCAATGGAACAGTCACAGAAGGTATTGTAGAAAAAACAGTAAGGGGTCTTGGATATGAAGCAGAAAAAAAATCTAACTTAAAAACTATAAATTTAAAGCTTATGGGGATGAGTTGTGCTAGTTGTGTTGCAAAGGTTGAAAAATCAATAAACAATTTAAATGGAATAAAAGAAAGCGTTGTAAACCTTGCTACAGAGAAAGCCACAGTTACCTATGACCCTCAAATTTTAAAGGTAAGGGATATAAAGGAGGCTGTCATTTATGCTGGGTTTGAAAGCAAAATGGCGCAAGATATAGATGTAGATCAGGAAGCCAAAGAAAAAGCTAGCATTCTAATGAAGCATAGAAATTCAATTATAATCATGGGGATGTTTACCCTTCCAGTACTATATTTAGCTATGGCAGAAATGTTTCTACCAAGCATTATTCCTAATTTTATAAAACCAGATGTAAATCCTAAATTATTTGCAGGGGTTCAGCTGCTCCTTTCTCTTCCAGTAATTTATCTGGGGAAGGGTTACTTTACCAGAGGGTTTAAAAGTCTATTAAAAAAGAGTCCTAATATGGATACCCTAATAGGGATAGGAACATCCGCAGCCTTTATGTATAGTATTTATAACACAATCATGCTTTTTATTACGCTTAATATAGACTATGTAATGCAGCTTTATTATGAGGCTGGTGTAGTTATACTTACACTTATCAGTTTTGGAAAGTATCTGGAAGATGTTACCAAAGGAAAAACTAGTGAAGCTATAAAAAAACTTGCAGGGCTTCAGCCTAAAACTGCTAACCTAGTAACAAAAAACGGGGAAGTGAAGTCAATAGATATTGATGAGGTAGAAGTAGGGGACGTACTATTAGTAAAACCAGGAGAAAGTGTTCCAGTAGACGGTATTGTTATAGATGGAATTACTGCAGTGAATGAGTCCATGCTCACTGGAGAGAGTCTTCCTGTTAAAAAATCTAAGGGAGACAAGGTTATAGGAGCATCAATCAATAAAACAGGATCTATAAAGTTTAAAACCGAAGCCATAGGGAGCGACACAGCTCTTTCACAGATTATAAAACTTGTGGAGGATGCTCAAGGATCAAAGGCTCCAATTGCAAGAATGGCAGATATAATTTCAAGTTATTTCGTACCAATAGTTATGGTTATATCAGTAGTTTCAGGGATAGCATGGTATTTTACAGCTAATGCTCATCCGGAGATCATTCCTGAAATATTTAACGGGAGCCCTATAGGGTTTGCACTTACAATTTTTATATCAGTTCTTGTTATTGCGTGTCCGTGTGCTCTAGGTCTTGCAACACCTACTTCAATAATGGTAGGAACAGGAAAAGGAGCTGAAAATGGAATCCTTATTAAAGGAGGGGAAGCATTAGAGACAGCTCATAAGGTGACTAAGATAATTTTTGATAAAACAGGGACAATTACCCTTGGAGAACCTAAAGTTACAGATATCATAGCAGTAAAAGGAATCTCAGAAGGTGAGATCCTGCAAAAAGTTGCCAGTGCAGAGGTTCATTCAGAGCACCCACTGGGAGAAGCTATAGTTAATGAAGCTAAAGATAAAGAGTTTAACCTTTCAGAGGTTTTAGAATTTCAATCTATTACAGGTAAAGGAATTACAGGCTATGTAGATGGAGTATTCGTAGCCATCGGAAATAAGAAACTTTTAGATGAGTATAATATAGTCTCTGTATTAGAAAATGAGATGGATAAACTGGCTGATGAAGGAAAGACACCCATGTATATTATCCTAGGAGAGAAACTAGGAGGAATAATAGCGGTAGCGGATCCGGTAAAGGAAACATCGAAAAAAGCAATAGAGGAACTACATAGAATAGGTGTGGAAGTAGCTATGGTAACAGGAGATAATAGAAAAACGGCCAATGCTATTGCAAAGCAGGTTGGTATAGATGTGGTTCTGGCAGAGGTGCTTCCAAAAGATAAATCAGAAGAGGTTAAAAAGCTTCAGGCAGATGGAAGTATCGTCGCTATGGTAGGAGATGGTATCAATGATGCTCCAGCTCTAGCTCAGGCTGACATAGGTATAGCAATTGGAAGTGGAACAGATGTAGCCATAGAATCAGCTAATATAGTTCTTATGAAGGACGACTTGAATGACGTACCACTAGCTCTTAACCTTTCAAAGGCGACTATAAAAAATATCAAACAGAATCTTTTCTGGGCTTTTTTCTATAATACAATAGGAATTCCTGTGGCTATGGGAATGTTATTCGGAGTATATTATTTTACTACTGGAAAGATAAATGGAATGCTTCTTTTAAGCCCTGCTTTAGCAGGAGGAGCAATGGCTTTTTCATCGGTATCAGTAGTTTCTAATGCATTAAGATTAAAAAAATTTAAAAAATAG
- a CDS encoding SPFH/Band 7/PHB domain protein, whose amino-acid sequence MLLFFPLILIIILLIVTNIRIVPQSQSYVIERLGAYMDTWGVGLRLKIPFIDRIARKVSLKEQVIDFPPQPVITRDNVTMQIDTVIYFQITDPKLYTYGVEYPLNAIENLTATTLRNIIGELELDSTLTSRDVVNTKMRAILDDATDPWGIKVNRVELKNIMPPAEIQDAMEKQMKAERERRQKILIAEGEKTSAILVAEGEKQSAILRAEANKESAVRIAEGEAEALLEVTKARAESLKLLNESHPTKEVLSLKAMEAFVKVADGKATKIIIPSELQNVANIATAFTATNTK is encoded by the coding sequence ATGTTATTATTTTTTCCATTGATATTAATAATTATATTATTAATTGTAACTAATATCAGAATTGTACCACAATCACAGTCATATGTTATTGAGAGGTTAGGAGCTTATATGGATACCTGGGGTGTAGGTTTAAGATTAAAGATTCCATTTATAGATAGAATAGCTCGAAAGGTATCTTTAAAGGAGCAGGTTATTGATTTTCCTCCACAGCCGGTAATTACCAGAGACAATGTAACTATGCAGATAGATACTGTTATATATTTTCAGATAACAGATCCTAAATTATATACTTATGGAGTAGAATATCCTCTAAATGCTATAGAAAATCTTACAGCAACTACATTAAGAAATATTATAGGAGAATTGGAATTGGATTCTACATTAACATCTAGAGATGTTGTAAATACTAAGATGAGAGCTATCTTAGATGATGCTACAGATCCATGGGGAATCAAGGTAAATAGAGTAGAATTAAAAAATATTATGCCACCTGCAGAGATTCAGGATGCTATGGAAAAGCAGATGAAAGCTGAGAGAGAAAGAAGACAAAAGATATTAATTGCAGAGGGAGAGAAAACTTCTGCAATATTAGTAGCAGAAGGGGAAAAGCAATCAGCAATTTTAAGAGCTGAAGCTAATAAAGAATCCGCTGTAAGGATAGCAGAAGGAGAAGCAGAAGCGTTGTTAGAAGTGACTAAAGCTCGAGCTGAGTCGTTGAAATTATTAAATGAATCACATCCAACTAAAGAAGTACTATCTTTAAAAGCTATGGAAGCATTCGTGAAAGTAGCAGATGGTAAAGCAACTAAGATAATAATTCCATCGGAATTACAAAATGTTGCTAATATCGCTACAGCTTTTACGGCAACAAATACTAAATAA
- a CDS encoding class I SAM-dependent methyltransferase, with protein MKAYLYDKLMSKVEKKMLHKERNILLKNIEGKVIEFGAGTGVNFEFYSKHQVTAVEPDETLSLEAKKKIGGKNIKIISASGEDLPFDDNTFDTVVITLALCTIPNPDKALKEAKRVCKPNGKLLVLEHIKNEKKFLFFLQNILTPAWKIFAMGCHLNRDTLNTIKINNFEKISLKYFFGNNFIRGVFKNIK; from the coding sequence AAAGTCGAAAAAAAGATGCTGCACAAGGAAAGAAACATACTTTTAAAAAATATTGAAGGAAAAGTGATAGAGTTTGGGGCGGGAACTGGTGTTAATTTTGAATTCTATTCAAAGCACCAAGTAACAGCTGTAGAACCTGATGAAACTTTGAGTTTAGAGGCTAAGAAAAAAATCGGTGGGAAAAATATAAAAATAATTTCTGCCTCTGGAGAAGATCTGCCCTTTGATGATAATACATTCGATACTGTAGTGATAACCCTGGCTCTGTGTACTATTCCTAATCCTGATAAGGCATTGAAAGAAGCCAAAAGAGTGTGCAAGCCAAATGGAAAACTTTTAGTCCTGGAACACATTAAAAACGAAAAGAAATTTTTATTTTTTTTACAAAATATCCTTACCCCTGCATGGAAGATCTTTGCAATGGGCTGCCATTTAAATAGAGATACCCTTAATACTATTAAAATCAATAATTTCGAAAAAATTTCTTTAAAATATTTTTTTGGAAACAACTTTATAAGGGGCGTTTTTAAAAATATAAAGTAA